The proteins below come from a single Ictalurus punctatus breed USDA103 chromosome 24, Coco_2.0, whole genome shotgun sequence genomic window:
- the pag1 gene encoding phosphoprotein associated with glycosphingolipid-enriched microdomains 1, which yields MAPALSALWGSGVAGSEISGELAIVSTLTAFWAFLLLTLLLVLCAGCQGHKKATQLPGDHENLMNGVSEKETCSQTADTGSHATDLVASSSFNGPLTSGTVLTDTVDTSPHPSEEMVSIQSEHRSSKCHQDRELPSIPCANSLRDAAEASEECRAGDSTYEVLKDGASHDAVEDSPYETVKELKEACLTNGTLTPDEPPTAKPNGHLNASPGTPDLCPLADGAEYASIDLKKKSRYSVDAEAQRSAVEQPVEEENPPPIPDKVLDENDNQNITTLQNGELSALYSTVDKPAKEEENEPDYSSIGEIRGIVVESSSSELYATVRDVYPSPPAEQPAENTDQGYETIKIAKSVPDEGQQDNGLLESDYANVGELELNSETSRL from the exons ATGGCTCCTGCGTTGAGTGCTCTGTGGGGTTCAGGGGTTGCAGGATCGGAGATCAGTGGTGAGCTTGCTATAGTGAGCACACTCACGGCATTCTGGGCCTTCCTGCTGCTCACTCTGCTGCTGGTACTGTGTGCCGGCTGTCAAGG gCATAAAAAAGCAACCCAGCTCCCTGGAGACCATGAGAATCTGATGAATGGG GTGTCAGAGAAGGAAACATGTAGCCAAACAGCAGATACAGGCAGTCATGCCACTGACCTGGTGGCCAGTAGTTCCTTCAATGGGCCTCTTACAAGTGGTACAG TCCTTACAGACACCGTGGACACGAGCCCACACCCTTCAGAAGAAATGGTGTCCATCCAGTCAGAGCATCGCTCTTCTAAATGCCACCAGGACCGCGAGTTACCCAGCATTCCCTGCGCCAACAGTCTGCGGGATGCGGCTGAAGCCTCTGAAGAGTGCAGAGCTGGGGACAGCACGTACGAGGTGCTGAAGGACGGAGCCTCACATGATGCTGTAGAAGACTCTCCCTATGAGACGGTAAAAGAGTTAAAGGAGGCATGCCTCACTAACGGCACACTGACCCCTGACGAGCCTCCGACTGCCAAGCCCAACGGGCACCTGAACGCCAGCCCTGGCACGCCCGACCTGTGCCCGCTGGCCGACGGCGCCGAGTACGCCTCCATCGACCTTAAGAAGAAAAGCCGCTACAGTGTAGATGCCGAGGCCCAGCGCTCAGCTGTAGAGCAACCCGTAGAGGAGGAGAATCCACCACCTATACCTGATAAAGTGCTGGATGAGAATGATAACCAAAACATCACTACGCTGCAGAATGGAGAG TTATCGGCCCTGTACTCCACTGTAGATAAGCCAGCGAAGGAAGAGGAGAATGAACCCGACTACAGCAGTATCGGCGAGATTAGGGGCATAGTGGTGGAGTCGAGCTCCAGCGAGCTGTACGCTACGGTGAGAGACGTGTACCCCTCACCCCCTGCCGAGCAGCCTGCGGAGAACACAGACCAGGGGTACGAGACCATTAAGATTGCAAAGAGCGTACCGGACGAGGGCCAGCAGGATAACGGGCTTTTGGAGTCTGACTACGCAAATGTTGGAGAGCTGGAGCTAAATAGTGAGACGTCCCGTCTCTGA